From the genome of Acidaminococcus sp.:
GTTCGGAAAGTCCCCGCAGGGACCTTCCGAATTCTGGTGACAAATTATTTGTCTGCTTTATCCAACAGTTCAACTGCATCTTTCACGGTACGGATCTTTTCAGCAACATCATCGGGGATTTCAGTATTGAATTCCTCTTCAAATGCCATGATCAGCTCCACAATGTCCAGGGAATCAGCTCCTAAGTCATCGATGAAAGTAGAGTCCATCTTTACATCATCAGGATCAACGCTCAGCTGATCAACGGTGATTGCCTTTACTTTTTCAAAAGTACTCTGTTCGCTCATTCCATTCACCTCCCTTCAATCTCCATCCATTAATCATACTACATTACCATGCCACCGTCCACATTTAAAACCTGGCCGGTTATATAAGCAGCTTCTTCCGAAGCAAAGAAAGAAACTGCATTGGCAACATCTTGAGGCTGGCCCTGCCGTCCCAGAGGAATGGCAGTCAGCATCTGGCTCTGCACTTCATCGCTCAGCACCTTCGTCATATCGGTTGCAATGAACCCGGGGGCTACGGCATTGACCGTAATACCGCGGGAAGCGACTTCCTTGGCTACCGCCTTGGTAAAACCAATGACACCGGCTTTGGCAGCGGCATAATTGGCCTGACCGGCATTGCCCATCTCTCCGACTACGGAGGCCATATTGACGATACGACCGCTCTTCTGCTTCATCATGGTCCGCATAACGGCCTTTGTGCAGTTGAAAACGCCCTTCAGATTGGTAGTCAGCACGGCATCCCAGTCTTCTTCCTTCATGCGCATGAGCAGTCCGTCACGGGTGATTCCGGCATTATTGACGAGGATATCCAGACGGCCCATCTCTTTAACGACGGATTTGACCATTTCCTGGCAGGCATCGGTGTCAGCAACGCTGCATTTGCACAGCATAACTTTGCGCCCGAGTTTGCGGATTTCTTCTGCCGTAGCCTCGGCAGCGGCCGTATTGCCGGCGTAGTTTACTGCGATATCGGCCCCAGCCTTAGCAAGGGTAAGAGCAATAGCCCGACCGATTCCGCGGGAAGCCCCCGTTACCAGTGCTACTTTGCCAATCAAAGTCATTTTATCTGACCTCCTTCAATTTAGCAAGAGATTTTTCCAAACTATCCATATCTTCCACGTTAAGCGCCGTGTAGGAACGGTCTACTTTACGAATGAAGCCGCACAGGGTCTTACCGGGTCCGACTTCCACAAACGTATCTACACCGTCTGCCATCATGTTGCGAACGGTATCTTCCCACAGAACGGGGCTGGCAGCCTGTTTTACGAGCTGCTTGCGGATTTCATCGCCCTTGGTTTCCGGTTTAGCCGTTACATTGGCATAGACAGGAATAGCAGCATCCTTGATATCAATTTTATCGAGTACTTCAGCAAGTCTGTCTGCGGCAGGCTGCATCAGGGCACTATGGAAAGGTGCACTGACGGCGAGCATAATGGCACGCTTTGCGCCAGCTTCCTTCATGGCATCAGCCGCTTTTTGAACCGCTTCCGTGTGGCCGGCAATAACAACCTGGCCCGGGCAGTTGAAGTTGACAGCTTGTACGCATTGACCGGTCTTGGCAGCGACATCGGCGCAGATAGCTTTGATTTTTTCCGTATCAAGAGCAATGATGGCAGCCATGGCACCCTGACCGACAGGAACCGCTTCCTGCATAAAACGGCCTCTTTGACGAACCGTACGAACGGCGTCAGCAAAGCTCATGGCACCGGCGGCCACAAGAGCGGAATATTCTCCCAGGCTATGACCGGCAGCCACAGCGGGTTTCACACCATTTTCTTCCAGAACTCTGAGAGCAGCAACACTGCAGGTCAGAATAGCGGGCTGTGTGTTATAGGTCAGACGCAGCTGATCCTCCGGGCCCTTGAAGATCAGGTCCGTCATAGAAAAGTCAAGTGCCTCATCAGCTTCCTTGAAAACATCTTTCACGACGGCATAGTTATCGTACAGTTCCTTCATCATGCCGACTTTCTGCGCTCCCTGTCCAGGGAACATAAAAGCAATTTTACTCATGATTTTGCCTCCTTGTTTTTTTGCCATCTTACAGCCAGTGATCCGTAGGTCAGACCGGCTCCAAAACCGACCATGACCACATGATCATCTTTATGGATGCGGCCCTTGTCCCATGCCTCGCAAAGTGCAATAGGAATGGAAGCCGCTGATGTATTGGCATACTCATTCACATTGACTACAATTTTCTCCATTGGGAAATTCAGTCTCTTTGCAGCGGATTCAATGATTCGCAGGTTTGCCTGGTGCGGAATCAGCAGATCAATATCCGCCACTGTCAGGCCCGCTTTCTTTAGAACATCCAAAGTGCAGCGGGGAACCGTCTTTACGGCAAATTTAAATACTTCCGAACCGTTCATATGAAGGAAATGTGCCCCCGCATCAACCGTCTCATGGGAGGCCGGTCTGCGCGATCCGCCGGCAGGAAGGTTCAGGAATTGTCCTCCGGATCCCTGCGCGCCGAGGCTTACCGCCAAGATTCCGTATCCCGGTTCCACACGGCCGAGAACAACGGCTCCGGCTCCGTCTCCAAAGAGGATGCAGGTACTGCGGTCCTTCCAGTTCAGAATACGGGAGAGAGTCTCCGCGCCTACCACAAGGATGTGGCGATAAAGTCCGGAAGCAATCATCTGGCTCACAACGGCGCAGGCATAGACGAAACCGGAACACCCTGCCGCCAGGTCAAAAGCGGCTGCATGGGATGCTCCCAAACGGTCCTGCAGCATGCAGGCCACGGACGGAAACTTCATATCAGGCGATTCGGTAGCAACAACAATCAGGTCAAGCTCCTCTGCAGTAATCCGGGCATCAGCAAGCGCCCGTTTTGCTGCTCTGAAGGCAAGATCAGAAGTGGCTTCATCAGGGGCGGCAATATGCCGCCGAACGATACCAGTACGGGTCCGAATCCACTCGTCACTGGTATCCATCAATTTTGCAAGGTCAAAATTCGTAAGAACTTTTTCCGGGACATCATATCCCATACCGAGAAATCCGACTCCAAATGGGGTCATTACTTTAGCTCACCACTTTCGTCTTCATCGTGCATGATTTCTTTGCGAATACGGCCTACTACATCTTTTTCCGTCAGTTCCATGGCCACACGAACGGCATTTTTGATGGCCTTGGCTTTGGAACTGCCATGACAAATAATAAACGGTGCACGGACGCCCAGTAAAAGAGCCCCGCCATATTCAGAAGCATCCATTTTGTGCTTCATCTTTTCAAGAGCAGGTTTCATCAGGAGCGCACCCAGTTTTGCCATGATGCCGCTCGAAAAAATGGTATTCTTGAAAATATCTACAATGGCAATGCCCAGGCCTTCCATGGTCTTCAGGACCACGTTCCCTGTAAATCCGTCACAGACAACCACATCGACCGTGCCCTTATTGATGTCACGGCCTTCCACATTACCAATAAAGTTAATATGTTTCTCCTGTTTCATCAGCGGATACGTGGCAAGTGTCTGTTCGTTGCCCTTCGTTTCCTCTTCGCCGATATTAAGGAGCCCGACGCGGGGATTTTTGATGCCAAGCTGAAGCTCTGCATAAACCGATCCCATAATGGCACTCTGCACCATCTGCTCCGGCTTCGTATCAACTTTAGCCCCGGAATCAAGCAGCACAGTAGCACCCGTAATACTCGGAATCACCGTTGCAATGGCCGGACGTTCAATGCCTCTGATACGGCCGAGGCCGAACAGGGCCGAAGCCACGGCAGCACCTGTACTTCCTGAAGAGACGAGAGCATCGCACTCCTTTTCATGGAGCAGATGCGTAGCCACCACGATGGAGGCATCCTTCTTTTTCTTGACACTGATGCCAGGGTGTTCTTTCATCTCAATTACCTGACTGGCATGATGGATAGAAACTTTCGGATTGTTTTCCTGGTGTTCCTTTTGCAGTTCAGCTTTGATGACATCCTGATCACCGACCAGGACGACCTCACAGCCGTACTCCCCTACTGCTTCCAAAACCCCTTTGATGATTTCAGCAGGACCATAGTCGGTCCCCATAACATCAACCGCGATTTTCATTTTCCTGATTCCTCTCTTCAGGCAAGGCTGTGATCAGGAACTTCGCTCTGAAAACTTCCTTTCGGTTGTTCCTGATTTTCACCCAGATTGTATACTTATCTTCTTGTTTCCTTTTTACTTCAGCTCGAGCAACGAGCACGGAACCACTGTAGACGGGGATCTTATACTTGACATTAGCCACCCCGGTCACTGCGGCCGGAGCATCGATCACGGCAAGTGCCAGTGAATTTGCCTGTGCGAACATATACTGCCCGCGGGCAACACCCGTCTTTTGCAGGACCATCTCTTTGGTGACAGTCATCATGGAAATCCCGCTGACTCCGATTTCCAGGTCAATCAGTTCACCGACAATATCGTCACTCGTGATGGACTGCAGCTTTTTCTGGGCATTCTCGGCCATATACCGCGTTCTTTCACGCAGTTCCGGAATGCCAAGAGCCAGCCTGTCAAGACGAATGGTCTGGATACTGACGTCAAACTGTTCGGCCAGGTTCTCATCAGTCAGAAAGGGATTCTTCGCAAGAAGCGTCTGCAATTTTGTTTGACGAAGCTTTTTATTTGCGGCAGAGCCCATAACTTTCACCTACTTTTAGTACCTAGTCCTAACAACAGACATTATTATAAGGTGATAAACCATAAATTGCAACTTTTCAGGCCTTATTGTCACATATAGTTTACAGTATGGAATAGAAAAAGGCCAGAGCGTGGAGAAAAAGTACCGGCAGTACGGCCTTTGGCCGAAAAAGCAGTTGGTGACTAATGCCGTAGTACAGACAGGGCCTCTGTAACGCAATGATGCAATGAAGCCATGAAGCTGCGGACGGCTTCACTTCTGACCTGCAGCAGCGCAATCCGACTTCTGTCGGGAATAAAATGAGAATTATAAACCGCTTTTGCAGGTTAGTCGAATTTAAGAACATGTTTTGTCAATATCGCTGCTCTCAGTGGCAATCTACGGCCAGCGGATTAATTAATAGTTTTTCTCCCCCCCTCTGTGGTTATTTCTTTTTCCGACTTCGTGGAAGGAGATTGCGTGCTCTTTTTCGCCGTAGTGATAACCGGATTTCCATCCTCCACCACTTCGTGGTTCTCCTTTTCAAAGCCACTGCGTGGCGTGAAAGGAGGTTGTAGAAGATAAGCAAACCTCCTTCGTCGGTTTCAGGATGGCCAAGCTTTGGCTTGGCCTACCAAGAAAGCTTTCCTCCCCCACTGCGTGGTCCTTCCTTCCGACTGCGTGGAAGGAGGTGGCAGAGGATAAGCAAACCTCCTTCGTCGGTTTGCTTTTAATAAAAAAAGCGTACCGCCAATCGACGGTACGCTCTTTTATTCATAGACTTATTCCTCTTCGGTCTTGACAACTTCCTTGCCATCGTAATACCCACATTCAGGGCATACATGGTGCGGACGCATCAGCTCGTGGCATTGCGGACATTCAACCAAGCCAGGAGCAGTCAGTTTCCAATTAGCGCGACGGGAATCGCGGCGAGCTTTAGACATCTTTCTCTTTGGTACTGCCATTGTTGTACACCTCCTACACTCAACCTATTTCTTGAGCAATGCCTCGAGAGCCTGTAATCTAGGATCAATGGATCTCGTTTCACAATGACACGGCGTCACGTTTCTGTCGGCTCCACAGACCGGACAGATACCCTTACAGTCCGGTTTGCACAGTGCTCGTGCAGGAACAGAAAGCAGAAGGGACTCCCTCAAAGCATCCGTAACATCAACCATATCAAACTTATAGGTCATGGCATCTTCCTCCAGGCCTTCCGTCCCTTCGGGATAATACCGTTCGTCAAGGTCTGCCGTCAGATTCAGCACAATGTCCTTGAGACACCGCGCACACTGCGTCTTCACGCGGAACTGCAGCTTACCCTCCAGAAGAATCATGTCTCCCCCGTTGGAAAGCGTAAAGTCAGCGGACACAGGCCCGTCAAGTTCAACGTCTTCCTTCTGAAGATCCAAATCCCCTGCTTCCAAGTCATAATGATAGGAAGCAGACCCGATAAGTTGTTTCTTGATTTCTGCTACATTGATCTTAATCATAATAATATCAACCGTTACATTATAACGGTGTGTCCATCCTTTGTCAAGAAATTACTTTCCGCAAAGCATGTTGGTGTCGCGGGCAATCACCAATTCTTCGTTGGTCGGAATCAGATATACCTTAACCTTGGAATCAGCTTTGCTGATTTCGGTAACTTTGCCGCGGACATTGTTGCGTTCAGGATCCAGTTCTACACCGAGGAATTCCAGGCCGGAGCAGATCTTAGCACGGGTTCCGATATCGTTTTCGCCGACACCGGCAGTGAAGACGATAGCATCTACACCACCCATAGCGGCAGCATAAGCGCCGATGTAACGCTTTACCTGATAGCAGAACATATCCAGAGCCAGCTGAGAGCGCTTGTCGCCTTTTTCTGCAGCTGCTTCGAGGTCACGGAAGTCACTGGAAACGCCGGAAATACCAAGAACGCCGCATTCCTTGTTCATGTACTTGTCCATACCGGCAGCATCCAGGCCCAGTTTATCCATCAGAATAGGAACGATAGCCGGGTCAATGGAACCGCAGCGGGTGCCCATCAGAACACCATCCAGCGGAGTGAAGCCCATGGAAGTATCTACAGACTTG
Proteins encoded in this window:
- a CDS encoding acyl carrier protein is translated as MSEQSTFEKVKAITVDQLSVDPDDVKMDSTFIDDLGADSLDIVELIMAFEEEFNTEIPDDVAEKIRTVKDAVELLDKADK
- the fabG gene encoding 3-oxoacyl-[acyl-carrier-protein] reductase; this translates as MTLIGKVALVTGASRGIGRAIALTLAKAGADIAVNYAGNTAAAEATAEEIRKLGRKVMLCKCSVADTDACQEMVKSVVKEMGRLDILVNNAGITRDGLLMRMKEEDWDAVLTTNLKGVFNCTKAVMRTMMKQKSGRIVNMASVVGEMGNAGQANYAAAKAGVIGFTKAVAKEVASRGITVNAVAPGFIATDMTKVLSDEVQSQMLTAIPLGRQGQPQDVANAVSFFASEEAAYITGQVLNVDGGMVM
- the fabD gene encoding ACP S-malonyltransferase, which gives rise to MSKIAFMFPGQGAQKVGMMKELYDNYAVVKDVFKEADEALDFSMTDLIFKGPEDQLRLTYNTQPAILTCSVAALRVLEENGVKPAVAAGHSLGEYSALVAAGAMSFADAVRTVRQRGRFMQEAVPVGQGAMAAIIALDTEKIKAICADVAAKTGQCVQAVNFNCPGQVVIAGHTEAVQKAADAMKEAGAKRAIMLAVSAPFHSALMQPAADRLAEVLDKIDIKDAAIPVYANVTAKPETKGDEIRKQLVKQAASPVLWEDTVRNMMADGVDTFVEVGPGKTLCGFIRKVDRSYTALNVEDMDSLEKSLAKLKEVR
- a CDS encoding ketoacyl-ACP synthase III, with protein sequence MTPFGVGFLGMGYDVPEKVLTNFDLAKLMDTSDEWIRTRTGIVRRHIAAPDEATSDLAFRAAKRALADARITAEELDLIVVATESPDMKFPSVACMLQDRLGASHAAAFDLAAGCSGFVYACAVVSQMIASGLYRHILVVGAETLSRILNWKDRSTCILFGDGAGAVVLGRVEPGYGILAVSLGAQGSGGQFLNLPAGGSRRPASHETVDAGAHFLHMNGSEVFKFAVKTVPRCTLDVLKKAGLTVADIDLLIPHQANLRIIESAAKRLNFPMEKIVVNVNEYANTSAASIPIALCEAWDKGRIHKDDHVVMVGFGAGLTYGSLAVRWQKNKEAKS
- the plsX gene encoding phosphate acyltransferase PlsX gives rise to the protein MKIAVDVMGTDYGPAEIIKGVLEAVGEYGCEVVLVGDQDVIKAELQKEHQENNPKVSIHHASQVIEMKEHPGISVKKKKDASIVVATHLLHEKECDALVSSGSTGAAVASALFGLGRIRGIERPAIATVIPSITGATVLLDSGAKVDTKPEQMVQSAIMGSVYAELQLGIKNPRVGLLNIGEEETKGNEQTLATYPLMKQEKHINFIGNVEGRDINKGTVDVVVCDGFTGNVVLKTMEGLGIAIVDIFKNTIFSSGIMAKLGALLMKPALEKMKHKMDASEYGGALLLGVRAPFIICHGSSKAKAIKNAVRVAMELTEKDVVGRIRKEIMHDEDESGELK
- the fapR gene encoding transcription factor FapR translates to MGSAANKKLRQTKLQTLLAKNPFLTDENLAEQFDVSIQTIRLDRLALGIPELRERTRYMAENAQKKLQSITSDDIVGELIDLEIGVSGISMMTVTKEMVLQKTGVARGQYMFAQANSLALAVIDAPAAVTGVANVKYKIPVYSGSVLVARAEVKRKQEDKYTIWVKIRNNRKEVFRAKFLITALPEERNQENENRG
- the rpmF gene encoding 50S ribosomal protein L32, which codes for MAVPKRKMSKARRDSRRANWKLTAPGLVECPQCHELMRPHHVCPECGYYDGKEVVKTEEE
- a CDS encoding DUF177 domain-containing protein — protein: MIKINVAEIKKQLIGSASYHYDLEAGDLDLQKEDVELDGPVSADFTLSNGGDMILLEGKLQFRVKTQCARCLKDIVLNLTADLDERYYPEGTEGLEEDAMTYKFDMVDVTDALRESLLLSVPARALCKPDCKGICPVCGADRNVTPCHCETRSIDPRLQALEALLKK